Proteins encoded within one genomic window of Streptomyces sp. NBC_01314:
- a CDS encoding site-2 protease family protein, which translates to MTTASRTSEQRISPVFLGITAITAITGWAVWSGFASSPGLAVFLFVTSAWVISLCLHEYAHARTALHGGDITVGTKGYLSLNPLVYTHPLLSIVLPVVFVIMGGIGLPGGAVFIERGRIQGRWKHSLISAAGPLTNVLFAAVCTAPFWLGVTDGVPAAFLFALAFLAMLQVTAAILNFLPVPGLDGYGVIEPWLSYKIRRQVEPLAPFGLLLVFAVLWIPAVNGVFWDVIDAFMRGLGIEDQLSDCGYWLYRFWREDSDICLTGV; encoded by the coding sequence ATGACCACCGCTTCCCGAACGAGCGAACAGCGGATCAGCCCCGTCTTCCTCGGAATCACTGCCATCACGGCAATCACCGGGTGGGCGGTATGGAGTGGCTTCGCGTCGTCTCCAGGGCTTGCCGTCTTCCTCTTCGTCACCTCGGCCTGGGTGATCTCTCTGTGCCTGCACGAGTATGCACACGCCCGCACCGCGCTGCACGGGGGCGACATCACCGTTGGCACGAAGGGCTACTTGAGCCTCAATCCTCTCGTCTATACCCACCCTCTGCTCAGCATCGTGCTGCCCGTCGTCTTCGTGATCATGGGTGGAATCGGTCTGCCCGGTGGCGCGGTGTTCATCGAGCGCGGCCGTATCCAGGGCCGCTGGAAGCACAGTCTGATCTCGGCGGCGGGACCGCTGACGAACGTCCTGTTCGCGGCCGTCTGTACCGCGCCCTTCTGGCTGGGCGTCACGGACGGCGTGCCGGCGGCGTTTCTCTTCGCCCTCGCCTTCCTCGCGATGCTCCAGGTCACGGCCGCGATCCTGAACTTCCTGCCGGTGCCCGGCCTGGATGGCTACGGCGTCATCGAGCCCTGGCTGTCGTACAAGATCCGCCGCCAGGTGGAGCCGCTCGCGCCCTTCGGTCTGCTGCTCGTCTTCGCGGTGCTGTGGATCCCGGCGGTCAACGGGGTGTTCTGGGACGTGATCGACGCGTTCATGCGCGGCCTGGGGATCGAGGACCAGCTGTCCGACTGCGGCTACTGGCTCTACCGCTTCTGGCGCGAGGACAGCGACATCTGCCTCACCGGGGTGTGA
- a CDS encoding recombinase family protein: protein MARSPRALIAVRLTVHTESTTSPERQLEECESFCELRGWEIVGVASDLSVSATTVPPWKRPELSRWLDDRAPEFDVIVFWRLDRFVRRVGDLHRMIEWAESHGSKGLVSATEPFDLTSSTGKETATMIATFAQMEARAAAERVASSRAHLLTSTRWGGGSPPFGYRTFAKDSARYLEINPETADIVREAARRVIGGEPVNAICRDLEERGVPSPADTYQRNKSGKDFVWYPRTLKGILTSPTLLGWKTRSEDVPGKKYKKRVLVHDRGGYPIRVAEAVLDQDVFDCLQDALADSASPVGRRSTTPRTPLLNVIKCGGCGKNLQLHTSRKRRKDGTYRVTEKIRCLSRVGSPACPGYVFLPDEEILTPVLHMLVEAVGDVPVTRRVYVQRADAKGESTNPSHTADEDHWRFVPLGTTFVERWQSMGVTELGEDLIHAGVTVRCHPRELGGHVLEMPEDFRERLAKFLR from the coding sequence ATGGCGCGATCTCCCAGGGCACTCATCGCCGTCCGATTGACCGTCCACACCGAGTCGACGACCAGCCCTGAACGGCAGCTCGAAGAGTGCGAGTCCTTCTGTGAGCTGCGTGGCTGGGAGATCGTTGGCGTTGCGAGCGATCTATCCGTCTCCGCCACCACGGTGCCACCGTGGAAGCGTCCAGAACTGTCCCGGTGGCTCGACGACCGCGCACCCGAATTCGACGTCATCGTCTTCTGGCGACTCGATCGGTTCGTTCGCCGAGTCGGTGATCTGCACCGGATGATCGAATGGGCCGAGAGCCATGGCAGCAAGGGGCTAGTTTCCGCCACCGAACCGTTCGATCTCACAAGTTCGACGGGAAAGGAGACGGCCACCATGATCGCCACATTCGCGCAGATGGAAGCCCGCGCCGCTGCCGAGCGGGTCGCATCATCGCGTGCGCACCTGCTCACGTCCACACGATGGGGCGGAGGTTCACCTCCTTTCGGCTATCGCACCTTCGCAAAGGACAGCGCCCGATACCTGGAGATCAACCCGGAGACAGCAGACATCGTCCGGGAAGCCGCTCGACGCGTCATCGGCGGCGAGCCGGTCAACGCCATCTGCCGAGACCTCGAAGAACGCGGGGTGCCATCCCCTGCGGACACATATCAACGGAACAAGTCCGGCAAGGACTTCGTCTGGTACCCCCGCACGCTGAAGGGAATCCTCACCTCCCCCACTCTGCTGGGCTGGAAGACACGAAGCGAGGATGTCCCCGGTAAGAAGTACAAGAAGCGCGTCCTGGTTCACGACCGGGGCGGGTACCCCATCCGCGTTGCCGAAGCGGTGCTGGACCAGGACGTCTTCGACTGCCTTCAGGACGCCCTGGCCGACTCCGCCTCCCCGGTCGGCCGACGCTCCACGACACCCAGGACCCCGCTCCTCAACGTGATCAAGTGCGGAGGGTGCGGCAAGAACCTTCAGCTTCACACGTCCAGAAAACGGCGTAAGGACGGGACGTACCGGGTCACCGAGAAGATCCGCTGCCTTTCACGAGTCGGCTCCCCGGCGTGCCCCGGCTATGTGTTCCTGCCTGACGAGGAGATCCTCACGCCCGTACTGCACATGCTGGTCGAAGCAGTCGGAGATGTGCCTGTCACCCGCCGCGTATACGTTCAACGTGCCGACGCCAAGGGCGAGTCGACGAATCCGTCACATACTGCCGATGAGGACCACTGGCGGTTCGTGCCGCTCGGTACCACCTTCGTCGAACGGTGGCAGAGCATGGGAGTCACCGAGCTCGGTGAGGATCTGATCCACGCCGGCGTCACTGTCAGATGTCACCCCCGAGAACTCGGCGGCCATGTTCTGGAAATGCCCGAAGACTTCCGAGAGCGTCTTGCGAAGTTTCTGAGGTAG
- a CDS encoding BTAD domain-containing putative transcriptional regulator, which translates to MDPVRYRILGTTQALQADGTPVPVGGARLRALLTVLALRPGRTVPATALVDEVWAGDPPADAPGALQALVGRLRRALGPEAVESVNGGYRLAAARDDIDLHRFERLADEGARALADGDAAKAADVLDDALALWQGPPLADLPDRAAEAARWETRRLDAQRTRLTAVLTLGRPDSALPDLTALCDTHPLDEALQSLRLRALRDTGRAAEALAAYEEVRTLLADRLGTSPGPALRSLHEDLLNSDGAAPRQGRGEPRDQPPPTRTQPLTPSTPRGRRGSAPGEGGTGRGGGGENSSPHPHPQPHPHPTRPPGNLRARLTSFVGRDTDIDTIRDDLTATRLVTLLGPGGAGKTRLSQEAGDAVAEAMPDGVWLVELAPVDDPANVPEAVLTALGARETVLRGAGAEEMRVAADRQDDPLARLTEHCAGRRMLLILDNCEHVVDAAAHLVDQLLQRCPTLTVLATSREPLGVPGELLRPVEPLTEPHALRLLADRGAAARPGFTVAADPEAAAEICRRLDGLPLAIELAAARLRMLTPRQIADRLDDRFRLLTSGSRTVLPRQQTLRAVVDWSWELLDEDERYVLRRLSVFAGGCDLAAAEAVCGPAALEALGSLVDKSLVVAAPSAGSGTGTGGGEMRYRLLETVVEYAGERLDETGTRPTAARAHLTYYRELVRATDPLLRGSGQRAAIELLELEYENIRTALRYAVAERDEQEALCLTLSLCWYWQMRDLKTEARHWSAQVKELGPHPFTAPARRVPDLRGRAVDSPPPMSPAVLDEARRGVHLVHLACMDMELPAWQTSEAQEKLRVISETYRPGQPQTCRFPGFMWFYAVLLTGDMDRLRAILDSNIRTCRELGFTWELAQTLQTRANILANRSDWAGDAITDADEALEIFDRLGDAWGAAEALSARGESLERRGEFALAAADYERAIGYAERLGANAQLGVLGVRLGSAYIEGGDVERGEKMLFDVLAPGRRAVAREAVPIARLFLAVRLGRSGRPAEAREQLTLLREDFQAADFVLFAGFVLGVEGWLEAMDGRHEEALPLMRRALERSLDRLSLTVAPHMPAIHLVTAAISVAGVDGGVRAPDAARILGAADALLPPGHFSSPMEVEARAKAEAVTRAGLDDAAYERAYAEGGALALEEAAALV; encoded by the coding sequence ATGGACCCCGTGCGCTATCGCATCCTCGGCACCACCCAGGCACTGCAAGCAGACGGCACCCCCGTCCCGGTCGGGGGCGCCCGGCTGCGCGCCCTGCTGACCGTGCTCGCGCTGCGGCCGGGGCGTACGGTGCCCGCGACCGCGCTCGTCGACGAGGTGTGGGCCGGCGATCCGCCCGCCGACGCCCCTGGCGCGCTGCAAGCGCTGGTCGGTCGCCTGCGCCGGGCTCTCGGCCCCGAGGCGGTCGAGTCGGTGAACGGCGGCTACCGTCTCGCGGCCGCCCGGGACGACATCGACCTGCACCGCTTCGAACGCCTCGCGGACGAGGGGGCCCGCGCGCTCGCCGACGGCGACGCGGCCAAGGCCGCCGACGTCCTCGACGACGCCCTCGCCCTCTGGCAGGGCCCGCCCCTGGCCGACCTCCCCGACCGGGCCGCCGAGGCCGCCCGCTGGGAGACCCGTCGCCTCGACGCCCAGCGCACCCGCCTCACCGCCGTACTCACCCTGGGCCGGCCCGACTCCGCCCTCCCCGACCTCACCGCCCTCTGCGACACCCACCCCCTCGACGAAGCCCTCCAGTCCCTCCGCCTCCGTGCCCTCCGGGACACCGGCCGCGCCGCCGAGGCCCTGGCCGCCTACGAAGAGGTCCGCACCCTCCTGGCGGACCGCCTGGGCACGAGCCCGGGCCCGGCCCTGCGCAGCCTCCACGAAGACCTGCTGAACTCAGACGGGGCCGCGCCCCGCCAGGGGCGCGGGGAACCGCGCGACCAGCCCCCACCAACCCGCACGCAACCACTCACCCCATCCACCCCACGGGGTCGAAGGGGCAGCGCCCCTGGTGAGGGAGGGACGGGCAGGGGCGGCGGGGGCGAGAACTCCAGTCCGCACCCGCATCCGCAGCCACACCCCCACCCCACCCGCCCCCCAGGCAACCTCCGCGCCCGCCTCACCTCCTTCGTAGGCCGCGACACGGACATCGACACCATCCGCGACGACCTCACCGCCACCCGCCTGGTGACCCTCCTGGGCCCCGGCGGCGCAGGCAAGACCCGCCTCTCCCAGGAGGCCGGCGACGCAGTGGCCGAAGCCATGCCGGACGGTGTCTGGCTCGTCGAACTCGCCCCCGTCGACGACCCGGCGAACGTCCCGGAGGCCGTGCTCACCGCCCTCGGCGCCCGCGAGACCGTACTGAGAGGCGCCGGCGCCGAGGAGATGCGTGTCGCGGCGGACCGCCAGGACGACCCGCTGGCCCGTCTCACCGAACACTGCGCCGGACGCCGCATGCTGCTGATCCTCGACAACTGCGAACACGTCGTGGACGCCGCCGCCCACCTCGTCGACCAGCTGCTCCAGCGCTGCCCGACGCTGACCGTGCTCGCCACCAGCCGCGAACCCCTCGGCGTACCGGGGGAGTTGCTGCGCCCGGTGGAACCACTGACGGAACCCCACGCGCTGCGCCTGCTCGCCGACCGGGGAGCGGCGGCCCGGCCCGGTTTCACCGTCGCCGCCGACCCGGAGGCCGCCGCCGAGATATGCCGCCGCCTCGACGGACTCCCCCTCGCCATCGAACTGGCGGCCGCCCGGCTCCGTATGCTGACGCCCCGCCAGATCGCCGACCGCCTCGACGACCGCTTCCGGCTGCTCACCTCCGGCAGCCGTACGGTCCTGCCCCGGCAGCAGACCCTGCGCGCGGTCGTCGACTGGTCCTGGGAGCTGCTCGACGAGGACGAACGGTACGTACTGCGGCGGCTGTCGGTGTTCGCCGGCGGCTGCGACCTGGCCGCCGCCGAGGCCGTCTGCGGTCCCGCCGCGCTGGAGGCGCTCGGCTCGCTCGTCGACAAGTCCCTCGTCGTGGCGGCCCCTTCGGCGGGCAGCGGCACGGGCACGGGGGGCGGCGAGATGCGCTACCGACTCCTGGAGACCGTCGTCGAGTACGCCGGTGAACGGCTCGACGAGACGGGCACCCGCCCCACCGCCGCACGCGCGCACCTGACGTACTACCGCGAACTCGTCCGCGCCACCGACCCGTTGCTGCGCGGCTCCGGCCAGCGCGCCGCGATCGAACTGCTGGAGCTGGAGTACGAGAACATCCGCACCGCCCTCAGGTACGCCGTCGCCGAGCGGGACGAGCAGGAGGCGCTCTGCCTGACGCTGTCGCTGTGCTGGTACTGGCAGATGCGCGATCTGAAGACCGAGGCCCGGCACTGGTCCGCGCAGGTCAAGGAGCTCGGCCCGCACCCCTTCACCGCGCCCGCGCGCCGCGTCCCGGACCTGCGCGGACGCGCCGTGGACAGCCCGCCGCCGATGAGTCCGGCCGTCCTAGACGAGGCCCGGCGCGGGGTGCACCTCGTCCATCTGGCCTGCATGGACATGGAGTTGCCCGCCTGGCAGACCTCCGAGGCCCAGGAGAAGCTGCGGGTCATCAGCGAGACCTACCGACCGGGCCAGCCGCAGACGTGCCGCTTCCCCGGCTTCATGTGGTTCTACGCCGTCCTGCTGACCGGCGACATGGACCGGCTGCGGGCCATCCTCGACTCCAACATCCGCACCTGCCGCGAACTCGGCTTCACCTGGGAGCTGGCGCAGACCCTGCAGACGCGGGCCAACATCCTCGCCAACCGCAGCGACTGGGCGGGGGACGCCATCACGGACGCCGACGAGGCGCTGGAGATCTTCGACCGGCTCGGGGACGCCTGGGGCGCCGCCGAGGCGCTCTCGGCGCGCGGCGAGTCCCTGGAACGCCGGGGCGAGTTCGCGCTCGCCGCCGCGGACTACGAGCGGGCCATCGGGTACGCCGAACGGCTCGGCGCCAACGCCCAGTTGGGAGTCCTCGGCGTCCGGCTCGGCAGTGCGTACATAGAGGGCGGCGACGTGGAGCGCGGCGAGAAGATGCTGTTCGACGTGTTGGCGCCCGGGCGCCGCGCCGTCGCCCGCGAGGCGGTGCCCATCGCCCGCCTCTTCCTCGCCGTCCGGCTCGGCCGCAGCGGGCGCCCGGCCGAGGCCCGCGAGCAGCTCACCTTGCTGCGTGAGGACTTCCAGGCCGCCGACTTCGTGCTCTTCGCCGGGTTCGTCCTCGGCGTCGAGGGCTGGCTGGAGGCGATGGACGGACGCCACGAGGAGGCGCTGCCGCTGATGCGCCGGGCGCTGGAGCGGAGCCTGGACCGGCTGTCCCTGACGGTCGCGCCCCATATGCCCGCCATCCATCTCGTGACCGCCGCCATCTCCGTCGCGGGGGTCGACGGCGGCGTCCGCGCCCCCGACGCGGCCCGGATCCTCGGCGCCGCCGACGCGCTGCTGCCGCCCGGCCACTTCTCCAGCCCGATGGAGGTCGAGGCGCGCGCCAAGGCCGAGGCCGTGACGCGGGCCGGGCTGGACGACGCGGCCTACGAGAGGGCGTACGCCGAGGGCGGCGCCCTCGCCCTGGAGGAGGCCGCCGCCCTCGTCTGA
- a CDS encoding ABC transporter permease has translation MSAATTVPTTGETIEAGQTGQADGRIGLRAHARHTGALVRRNLLWIRQDPESMFDAVLMPIVFTLLFVYVFGGSIGQALGGGQEQYVQYVVPGLMAMMGMNIAMGVGTGFNEDFQKGVMDRFRSLPIGRSSVLLAKISVELLRMLVATTILLTVGVLIGFDITSWPGLFGAVGLAVVFGSSLMWIFLVLGVTMKNAQSVQAMGFLVLFPLQFGSSIFAPTQSMPGWLQAFTDYNPLSSLADAARGLMTGGPITHDLLVTLGWSVGLTAVMAPIAIHKFKTKS, from the coding sequence ATGAGCGCCGCCACCACCGTTCCCACGACCGGTGAGACCATCGAAGCCGGTCAGACCGGTCAGGCCGACGGCCGGATCGGGCTGCGGGCCCATGCCCGGCACACCGGCGCGCTCGTCCGGCGCAATCTGCTGTGGATCCGGCAGGACCCCGAGTCGATGTTCGACGCGGTCCTGATGCCGATCGTGTTCACCCTGCTCTTCGTGTACGTCTTCGGCGGCTCCATCGGGCAGGCGCTGGGCGGCGGCCAGGAACAGTACGTGCAGTACGTGGTGCCGGGGCTGATGGCGATGATGGGCATGAACATCGCCATGGGCGTCGGCACGGGCTTCAACGAGGACTTCCAGAAGGGGGTCATGGACCGCTTCCGGTCCCTGCCGATCGGCCGGTCCTCGGTGCTGCTCGCGAAGATCTCCGTCGAGCTGCTGCGCATGCTCGTCGCCACGACCATCCTGCTGACCGTCGGTGTCCTCATCGGCTTCGACATCACCAGCTGGCCGGGGCTGTTCGGCGCGGTGGGCCTGGCCGTCGTCTTCGGCTCGTCCCTGATGTGGATCTTCCTGGTGCTGGGCGTGACGATGAAGAACGCGCAGTCCGTGCAGGCGATGGGCTTCCTGGTGCTGTTCCCGCTGCAGTTCGGCTCGTCGATCTTCGCGCCGACCCAGTCCATGCCGGGCTGGCTGCAGGCCTTCACCGACTACAACCCGCTGTCGTCCCTCGCGGACGCCGCGCGCGGGCTGATGACCGGTGGGCCGATCACCCACGACCTGCTGGTCACGCTCGGCTGGTCGGTGGGGCTGACGGCGGTGATGGCACCGATCGCGATCCACAAGTTCAAGACGAAGAGCTGA
- a CDS encoding ATP-binding cassette domain-containing protein, producing MTRIDKNAGGAKGAVAVRGLVKHYGETRALDGVDLDVREGTVMGVLGPNGAGKTTLVRVLSTLITPDAGHATVAGYDVVRQPRQLRRVIGLTGQYASVDEKLSGFENLYMIGRLLDLPRKEAKSRATGLLERFSLTDAAGRPAATYSGGMRRRLDLAASMIGSPAVLYLDEPTTGLDPRTRNEVWTEVKRMVGDGVTVLLTTQYMEEAEQLASELTVIDKGKVIAGGRIEELKAQVGGRTLRVRPADPAHLRPLAGELDGLGITGLATTTVDPETGTLLVPILSDEQLTAVVSAITARGVTIASISTELPSLDEVFLSLTGHRTGATQDAVSSPAYEEVAV from the coding sequence ATGACACGAATCGACAAGAACGCCGGCGGCGCGAAGGGCGCTGTCGCCGTGCGGGGGCTGGTCAAGCATTACGGGGAGACCAGGGCGCTGGACGGTGTCGACCTCGATGTGCGTGAGGGCACGGTGATGGGGGTGCTCGGCCCGAACGGGGCGGGCAAGACGACGCTCGTGCGGGTCCTGTCCACGCTGATCACGCCCGACGCGGGGCACGCGACGGTGGCCGGCTACGACGTCGTACGCCAGCCGCGGCAGTTGCGCCGGGTGATCGGGCTGACGGGACAGTACGCGTCCGTGGACGAGAAACTGTCCGGCTTCGAGAACCTGTACATGATCGGCCGGCTGCTCGACCTGCCCCGGAAGGAGGCGAAGAGCCGCGCCACCGGTCTGCTGGAGCGGTTCTCGCTGACCGACGCCGCCGGACGCCCGGCGGCGACGTACTCCGGCGGTATGCGGCGGCGGCTGGACCTGGCCGCGTCCATGATCGGTAGCCCGGCCGTGCTGTACCTGGACGAGCCGACGACCGGCCTCGACCCGCGGACGCGGAACGAGGTGTGGACCGAGGTGAAGCGCATGGTCGGCGACGGCGTGACCGTGCTGCTGACCACGCAGTACATGGAGGAGGCCGAGCAGCTGGCCTCCGAGCTGACCGTGATCGACAAGGGCAAGGTGATCGCGGGCGGCCGTATCGAGGAGCTGAAGGCCCAGGTCGGCGGGCGTACGCTCCGGGTCCGGCCGGCCGATCCGGCGCATCTGCGGCCGCTGGCCGGGGAGTTGGACGGCCTGGGCATCACCGGGCTCGCCACGACCACCGTGGACCCCGAAACCGGGACCCTTCTCGTGCCGATCCTCAGCGACGAGCAGCTGACCGCGGTCGTCAGCGCGATCACCGCGCGCGGCGTCACCATCGCCTCGATCAGCACCGAACTGCCCAGCCTGGACGAGGTGTTCCTGTCCCTCACCGGCCACAGGACCGGCGCGACGCAGGACGCCGTCTCGTCCCCCGCTTACGAAGAGGTCGCCGTATGA
- the panB gene encoding 3-methyl-2-oxobutanoate hydroxymethyltransferase: MTQLSAAQTKPSDSGKALYGGKGTRRITVRDIALAKERGEKWPMLTAYDAMTASVFDEAGIPVMLVGDSAGNCHLGYESTVPVTLDEMTMLSAAVVRGTSRALIVGDLPFGSYQEGPVQALRSATRLVKEAGVGAVKLEGGERSHRQIELLVESGIPVMAHIGLTPQSVNAMGYRVQGRGEEAAQQLLRDAKAVQDAGAFAVVLELVPAELAAEVTRVLHIPTVGIGAGADTDAQVLVWTDMLGLTGGRMPKFVKQYADLRAVMGDAAKAFAEDVVGGTFPSEEHSVH, encoded by the coding sequence ATGACACAGCTTTCGGCTGCCCAGACGAAGCCGTCCGACAGCGGCAAGGCGCTGTACGGGGGCAAGGGCACCCGCCGTATCACCGTCCGGGACATCGCCCTCGCCAAGGAGCGCGGCGAGAAGTGGCCCATGCTCACCGCCTACGACGCGATGACCGCGTCCGTCTTCGACGAGGCCGGCATCCCGGTCATGCTCGTCGGCGACTCCGCGGGCAACTGCCACCTCGGGTACGAGTCGACCGTGCCCGTCACCCTCGACGAGATGACCATGCTCTCCGCTGCCGTCGTACGGGGCACCAGCCGTGCCCTGATCGTCGGCGACCTGCCCTTCGGCTCCTACCAGGAGGGCCCGGTGCAGGCGCTGCGCTCGGCGACCCGGCTGGTCAAGGAGGCCGGGGTCGGCGCGGTCAAGCTGGAGGGCGGCGAGCGGTCGCACCGCCAGATCGAGCTGCTGGTCGAGTCCGGCATCCCCGTCATGGCCCACATCGGCCTCACCCCGCAGTCCGTCAACGCGATGGGCTACCGCGTGCAGGGGCGGGGCGAGGAGGCCGCGCAGCAGCTGCTGCGCGACGCCAAGGCCGTCCAGGACGCGGGCGCGTTCGCGGTCGTCCTGGAGCTGGTTCCGGCGGAGCTGGCGGCGGAGGTCACGCGCGTGCTCCACATCCCGACCGTCGGGATCGGCGCGGGCGCCGACACCGACGCGCAGGTCCTCGTGTGGACCGACATGCTCGGGCTGACCGGGGGGCGGATGCCGAAGTTCGTGAAGCAGTACGCCGATCTGCGGGCGGTCATGGGTGACGCGGCGAAGGCGTTCGCCGAGGACGTCGTGGGCGGGACGTTCCCGTCGGAGGAGCACTCCGTCCACTAG
- a CDS encoding MFS transporter — MTTAVPDPRVPAAVHRRRWVILGVLMLSLLIVVLDNSILNVAIKTISTPEPTGLGATQSELEWAINAYTLVFAGLLFSAGLLGDRLGRKKVLLGGLVVFGIGSALAAMSGSPAELIVFRAVMGFGAAFVMPATLAVLMNVFERDEQPKAIGIWAGGVGLAIAIGPITGGVLLDHFWWGSVFLINVPIVVLALGLMIWLVPDSRDPAPGRIDPVGVVLSVVGLVLLVYGIIRGGQLADFTDVTVLATIAAGLAVLTAFVVFEKRSDHPSIDISFFKNKVFSTAIGVIGVVFFALMGVTFFAVFYTQTVRGYSPLQTGLLMLPLAVAQLFFAPRARLVVDRFGNSAVCTAGMTLIAGTLAAFAVLDADTPIWILEVIFFLMGVGMAHVMTPLSVVIMQALPREKAGSASALSNTFRQVGGALGIAVLGSVLSTAYRGGIEDKLPAGAPHAAAESIEATLGFAARLGERGEALVGPAHDAFLHAMHVTALCGAGIALIGAVTMAVFLPGRTKGGQEGKDETELVAADH, encoded by the coding sequence ATGACTACCGCAGTCCCTGACCCCCGCGTACCGGCGGCGGTGCACCGGCGCCGCTGGGTGATTCTCGGTGTACTGATGCTGAGCCTGCTGATCGTGGTGCTCGACAACTCGATCCTCAACGTCGCCATCAAGACGATCTCCACCCCGGAGCCCACCGGCCTCGGCGCCACCCAGAGCGAGCTGGAGTGGGCGATCAACGCCTACACGCTCGTCTTCGCGGGGCTGCTGTTCTCCGCGGGCCTGCTCGGCGACCGGCTCGGCCGCAAGAAGGTGCTGCTCGGCGGACTCGTCGTCTTCGGCATCGGCTCGGCTCTGGCCGCCATGTCGGGCTCCCCGGCCGAGCTGATCGTCTTCCGCGCGGTGATGGGCTTCGGCGCGGCCTTCGTGATGCCCGCCACCCTCGCCGTCCTGATGAACGTCTTCGAGCGGGACGAGCAGCCGAAGGCCATCGGCATCTGGGCGGGCGGCGTCGGCCTCGCCATCGCCATCGGCCCGATCACCGGAGGCGTCCTCCTCGACCACTTCTGGTGGGGCTCGGTCTTCCTGATCAACGTGCCGATCGTCGTCCTCGCGCTCGGCCTGATGATCTGGCTGGTGCCCGACTCGCGCGACCCCGCCCCCGGCCGTATCGACCCCGTCGGCGTGGTCCTCTCCGTCGTCGGCCTCGTGCTCCTCGTCTACGGCATCATCCGCGGTGGCCAGCTCGCCGACTTCACCGATGTCACGGTCCTCGCGACCATCGCGGCCGGCCTCGCGGTCCTCACCGCCTTCGTCGTCTTCGAGAAGCGCAGCGACCACCCGTCCATCGACATCTCGTTCTTCAAGAACAAGGTGTTCTCGACCGCCATCGGCGTCATCGGCGTGGTCTTCTTCGCGCTGATGGGCGTGACCTTCTTCGCCGTGTTCTACACCCAGACCGTGCGTGGCTACTCCCCGCTCCAGACCGGCCTGTTGATGCTGCCGCTGGCCGTCGCGCAGCTCTTCTTCGCGCCGCGCGCCCGCCTCGTCGTGGACCGCTTCGGCAACAGCGCGGTGTGCACGGCGGGCATGACGCTGATCGCCGGAACGCTGGCCGCGTTCGCCGTGCTCGACGCGGACACGCCGATCTGGATCCTCGAAGTGATCTTCTTCCTCATGGGCGTGGGCATGGCGCACGTGATGACCCCGCTGAGCGTCGTCATCATGCAGGCGCTGCCCCGCGAGAAGGCCGGCTCCGCGTCGGCGCTCAGCAACACCTTCCGCCAGGTCGGCGGCGCCCTCGGCATCGCCGTCCTCGGCTCGGTGCTGTCCACCGCCTACCGCGGCGGCATCGAGGACAAACTGCCGGCCGGTGCCCCGCACGCCGCCGCCGAGTCCATCGAGGCCACCCTCGGTTTCGCCGCCCGCCTCGGCGAGCGGGGCGAGGCCCTGGTCGGCCCGGCCCACGACGCCTTCCTGCACGCCATGCACGTGACCGCCCTGTGCGGAGCCGGCATCGCCCTGATCGGCGCCGTGACCATGGCGGTGTTCCTGCCGGGACGGACGAAGGGCGGCCAAGAGGGCAAGGACGAGACGGAGTTGGTGGCCGCGGACCACTGA
- a CDS encoding TetR/AcrR family transcriptional regulator produces MSLAESHAGDGRVRDGSPGRGRPRSEAVERAIVESVMRLLEEGVPLSELSIERVARTAGVGKATIYRRWSGKEALFVDVLRAAEPPDPVLPGTSMRDDLVVFLEAARQRGLLNRPSAILHNVIAQMKSSPKIWNAYHADVVAPRRRALADVLRRGRDNGELRADVDLDLVGDLVFGPMLVRTVMRPDAPLPEELAENIVDTVLAGLRPPAK; encoded by the coding sequence TTGAGCCTCGCCGAGAGCCACGCCGGAGACGGGCGGGTCCGGGACGGGAGCCCCGGACGCGGGCGGCCCCGCAGCGAGGCCGTGGAGCGGGCCATCGTCGAGAGCGTGATGAGACTCCTCGAAGAGGGCGTGCCGCTCTCGGAGTTGTCGATCGAACGGGTGGCCCGCACAGCCGGCGTCGGCAAGGCGACCATCTACCGCCGCTGGAGCGGCAAGGAGGCGCTCTTCGTCGACGTACTGCGCGCCGCGGAACCCCCGGACCCCGTACTGCCCGGCACCTCGATGCGCGACGACCTGGTCGTCTTCCTGGAGGCGGCACGCCAACGCGGGCTGCTCAACCGGCCGTCGGCGATCCTGCACAACGTCATCGCCCAGATGAAGAGCAGCCCCAAGATCTGGAACGCCTATCACGCGGACGTCGTCGCCCCCCGCCGCCGGGCCCTCGCCGATGTCCTGCGCCGGGGCCGGGACAACGGCGAACTCCGCGCCGACGTGGACCTCGACCTCGTCGGAGACCTGGTCTTCGGCCCCATGCTCGTCCGTACCGTCATGCGCCCGGACGCCCCCCTCCCCGAGGAACTCGCGGAGAACATCGTCGACACGGTGCTCGCAGGGCTTCGTCCTCCTGCGAAGTGA